From one Flavobacterium sp. N502536 genomic stretch:
- a CDS encoding RagB/SusD family nutrient uptake outer membrane protein codes for MKKYTIIFLLLTAGLQFSCNEDLDPTVYSSLTDTNGFQTKSDAIASINSIYGRLKGPSVGDNFSYWATRHFALTDIATDLGHCQYGGDPGQLSLGLWNSANGLLLEDWNAMYKLVANANFAIFNITKMSGITDAERTQFIAEAKFLRASAYMDLTDAWGPVILVTEANLDNPNYLEQTPPSSVETIEALLIKDLNDVAAVLPVNYKKNAIYESNDVGRATKGAALTLLAKLYLRNHDWQKVASLTQQVMNLNEYSLFPSYLGLFKESNKWCSENIFSSLSDANVNGTELLNHFGPIDHPVVENRWQYYTVNWDFYNTFGDEDDRKKCFFPEFMGTDKLLHKQAPSLGAQPPKGVFYMPDVSTRKYADDETTTYYDGHSVNILRYADVLLSRAEALNEISGPTAEAIDLINLVKGRSHAKLLVLSDYNKSTLRDAILQERGWELFYEGKRRQDLIRMNKFDVLVNAYHVRVGETAPIVMPKNKYYTYPQTQVDLNPNLSNADRQ; via the coding sequence ATGAAAAAATATACAATTATATTCCTCTTACTGACTGCCGGGTTGCAATTTTCATGCAATGAGGATCTTGATCCTACCGTGTATAGCAGTTTGACCGATACGAATGGATTTCAAACCAAATCGGATGCTATTGCTTCTATTAATTCCATTTACGGAAGACTAAAAGGCCCTTCTGTGGGAGATAACTTTTCGTATTGGGCAACACGACATTTTGCTTTAACCGATATTGCCACAGATTTAGGGCATTGCCAATACGGCGGTGATCCCGGACAATTGTCTCTGGGACTCTGGAATTCTGCTAATGGTTTGCTTCTCGAAGACTGGAATGCCATGTACAAACTGGTGGCCAACGCTAATTTTGCTATTTTTAATATTACCAAAATGAGCGGGATCACTGACGCAGAACGAACCCAGTTTATAGCCGAGGCCAAATTTTTAAGAGCTTCTGCTTACATGGATTTAACAGATGCATGGGGACCTGTTATTCTGGTAACAGAAGCCAACTTAGACAATCCAAACTATTTGGAACAAACACCACCCTCCTCTGTTGAAACTATAGAAGCGCTTCTAATCAAAGATTTGAATGATGTCGCCGCCGTTTTACCGGTCAACTATAAGAAAAATGCAATTTATGAGAGTAATGACGTAGGACGTGCTACAAAAGGTGCTGCCTTAACCTTATTAGCAAAATTGTATTTGCGAAATCACGACTGGCAAAAAGTAGCCTCACTTACACAACAAGTCATGAACCTCAACGAATACAGCCTTTTCCCTTCCTATTTGGGATTGTTTAAAGAAAGTAACAAATGGTGCAGTGAAAACATCTTTTCTTCTCTTAGTGATGCCAATGTAAACGGAACCGAACTACTGAACCACTTTGGCCCGATAGACCATCCGGTTGTCGAAAACAGATGGCAGTACTATACCGTAAACTGGGATTTTTACAACACTTTTGGCGATGAAGACGATCGAAAAAAATGTTTCTTCCCGGAGTTTATGGGAACTGATAAATTGCTGCACAAACAAGCGCCTTCTTTAGGAGCCCAGCCCCCAAAAGGAGTATTCTATATGCCCGATGTATCGACCAGAAAATATGCCGACGATGAAACCACTACTTATTATGACGGTCACAGCGTAAACATATTGCGTTATGCAGATGTGCTGTTAAGCAGAGCCGAAGCCTTAAACGAGATAAGCGGTCCAACTGCAGAAGCTATAGACCTTATCAATCTGGTAAAAGGAAGATCGCATGCCAAACTGCTGGTTTTATCCGATTACAATAAATCTACTTTGAGAGATGCTATTTTACAGGAAAGAGGCTGGGAATTATTTTATGAAGGAAAACGTCGTCAGGACTTAATTCGAATGAATAAATTTGATGTACTGGTAAACGCCTATCATGTAAGAGTTGGAGAAACCGCACCAATCGTCATGCCGAAAAACAAATATTATACCTATCCGCAAACTCAGGTGGACCTAAACCCTAACCTGAGCAACGCCGACAGACAATAA
- a CDS encoding SusC/RagA family TonB-linked outer membrane protein encodes MKLLTQKSPGDFRLKDLTGTEIKLTLFLVFVFTVQVSATSTVKINRRNDIAFVFEKTVKGKVTDQNGLPIAGANVVVKGSRTGVQTDADGSFAITVADNVTKLIVSYIGMEDQEITIGTSPIKVVMKEVGQKLEEIVIGYGKAKKKDLTGSVSSIGKDNLNLGGTITNVGQALQGRASGVQVQQNSYAPGTNPSIVIRGGNSLNNSNSPLYVVDGFITNTGASISPNDIENIQILKDASSTAIYGSRGANGVILITTKKGKLGKMQIEAEISDGFQNIIKEPSLINGQQYADIQNAIAKENGRPPVFSSDFPVANTNWFKAATRPGEVINRTITFSGSDKTSKFFLSGNYLKQTGAIENTDFKRYSVRMGGEKRFNDRLNVGTNIYGAASEGNNSDFGDNILSPMFSIQTAPPTIPIYNPDGSYYKFQGKDNALALLLEPTDHIINRLVNGNMFLDYEIIKGLTYHFGAGAEWQENIEGKYTPRTLVAGAALKGSGSEENKTYFRWSTDQYLTYKFNINEHSISAMIGTSNQKDTYEFLKAAGTGFSNDVLTYHNLDAAAVYLKPETEKIETKLTSYFGRLNYSFNDRYLAAFTLRRDGSSRFGSNNSYGTFPSGAVAWKISNESFMQNSKTISDLKLRVSYGVTGADGIGDYAFMPTLKAWGVTIGDGNFSNGTEPANLSNKDLKWEQTTQTDIGLDMGLFNDRITATIDVYRKRTTDALLRVPIGGWWGFNTQTINSGVIDNRGIELGITSTNFRNDNFLWTTSLNLAYNKQEVVSLADNVAIITQNTSNPSGTVSGREFTRLEPGKEMGLLYGFKYAGVIKTGEVYAPQPLSKPGDPKYEDLDGDGAITVADRAYLGNSTPHYTVGFNNDFKIGNFDLNIFFQGAFDYSVYNMTKMVGESTTSTDALNRWVAGTNENTDIPRDGYYKSTYGSYVNSKFVEEASYLRLKNLSIGYSIPESVLKPVKFIDNIRVYAIGQNLLTITKYSGNDPEVNGHYTNDTTKQNLGGGIDFNSFPASRTIILGIKVAIH; translated from the coding sequence ATGAAATTATTAACCCAAAAAAGCCCCGGAGATTTTAGGCTAAAAGATCTTACCGGTACAGAGATTAAACTCACACTTTTTTTAGTATTCGTTTTTACTGTTCAGGTTTCAGCGACCTCAACTGTAAAAATAAATCGCAGAAATGATATTGCATTCGTTTTTGAAAAAACAGTGAAGGGTAAAGTGACAGATCAAAACGGACTTCCAATAGCCGGAGCAAATGTTGTTGTAAAAGGAAGTCGTACCGGAGTACAAACAGATGCAGACGGAAGTTTTGCTATTACTGTTGCTGATAATGTGACCAAACTAATCGTTTCCTACATTGGTATGGAAGATCAGGAAATAACTATTGGAACCTCACCTATAAAAGTCGTTATGAAAGAGGTAGGCCAAAAATTAGAAGAAATAGTTATAGGATATGGAAAAGCCAAGAAAAAAGACCTTACCGGTTCTGTAAGTTCTATTGGCAAAGACAATTTAAATTTAGGCGGAACCATTACCAACGTTGGCCAGGCCTTACAAGGTCGTGCTTCAGGCGTTCAGGTACAGCAAAACAGTTATGCTCCTGGGACAAATCCTTCCATTGTTATTAGGGGTGGAAACTCTCTTAACAACTCTAATTCTCCTTTGTATGTGGTAGACGGTTTCATCACCAATACCGGAGCCTCGATAAGTCCAAATGATATTGAGAACATTCAGATCTTAAAAGATGCTTCTTCTACTGCTATTTATGGTTCGAGAGGTGCTAATGGGGTTATCCTGATTACCACCAAAAAAGGAAAGTTAGGAAAAATGCAGATCGAAGCTGAAATCTCAGATGGTTTTCAAAACATCATTAAGGAACCTTCACTTATCAACGGACAGCAATATGCCGATATTCAAAATGCAATCGCAAAGGAAAATGGCCGACCGCCCGTTTTTTCTTCCGATTTCCCTGTCGCCAATACCAACTGGTTTAAGGCCGCAACACGTCCCGGAGAAGTAATAAACAGAACCATTACCTTTAGTGGAAGTGATAAAACGTCTAAATTTTTTCTTTCAGGAAACTACCTCAAACAAACCGGAGCTATCGAAAATACTGATTTTAAAAGATACAGTGTGAGAATGGGTGGCGAAAAAAGATTTAATGACCGATTAAATGTAGGTACTAACATTTATGGAGCTGCCAGCGAAGGAAACAACAGCGATTTTGGAGATAACATTTTATCGCCAATGTTTTCGATCCAGACTGCTCCACCAACCATTCCGATTTACAATCCTGATGGATCTTATTACAAATTTCAGGGAAAAGATAATGCTTTAGCCCTTTTATTAGAGCCAACCGATCATATCATCAACAGATTGGTTAACGGGAATATGTTTTTGGATTATGAGATCATTAAAGGACTGACCTATCATTTTGGAGCCGGTGCCGAATGGCAGGAAAACATCGAGGGAAAATATACCCCAAGAACACTGGTGGCCGGAGCGGCTTTGAAGGGATCCGGTTCTGAGGAAAACAAAACCTATTTTAGATGGAGTACCGATCAATATCTGACTTATAAATTCAATATAAACGAACACTCTATAAGTGCCATGATCGGAACTTCTAATCAAAAAGACACTTATGAATTTTTAAAAGCGGCAGGTACGGGCTTTTCTAACGATGTGTTAACCTATCACAACCTTGACGCTGCAGCGGTTTATTTGAAACCCGAAACAGAAAAAATCGAAACAAAGCTAACTTCTTATTTCGGAAGGCTAAATTATTCTTTTAACGATCGATACCTTGCTGCTTTTACCTTAAGAAGGGACGGCTCATCTCGTTTTGGAAGTAATAATTCCTATGGTACTTTCCCATCGGGAGCCGTAGCGTGGAAAATATCGAACGAGTCTTTTATGCAAAACTCCAAAACGATCTCCGATCTTAAATTGAGAGTGAGTTATGGTGTTACGGGGGCAGATGGTATTGGAGATTATGCTTTCATGCCTACCTTAAAAGCCTGGGGAGTAACGATTGGAGATGGAAATTTTTCTAATGGTACTGAACCTGCCAACTTATCCAACAAAGATTTAAAATGGGAACAAACTACTCAGACCGATATTGGTTTAGATATGGGCCTTTTTAATGATAGAATAACGGCCACAATTGATGTCTATAGAAAAAGAACTACCGATGCACTTCTTAGAGTTCCAATTGGTGGCTGGTGGGGCTTTAATACGCAGACCATTAATTCGGGAGTTATTGACAATAGAGGTATCGAACTGGGCATTACCAGTACCAATTTCAGAAACGATAATTTCTTGTGGACTACCTCTTTAAACCTTGCTTACAACAAACAGGAAGTAGTTTCACTTGCCGATAATGTTGCCATTATCACCCAAAACACCTCTAACCCAAGCGGAACGGTTTCGGGACGAGAATTTACAAGACTGGAACCGGGCAAAGAAATGGGGTTACTCTATGGTTTTAAATATGCCGGAGTTATCAAAACAGGAGAAGTATATGCTCCGCAGCCCCTGTCTAAACCGGGAGATCCAAAATACGAGGATTTAGATGGCGATGGTGCAATAACAGTGGCAGACAGGGCTTATTTAGGAAATTCTACTCCGCACTACACTGTTGGTTTCAATAATGACTTTAAAATAGGAAACTTCGATTTGAACATCTTTTTTCAGGGCGCTTTTGATTATTCGGTTTACAACATGACCAAAATGGTTGGAGAATCAACCACTAGTACCGATGCATTAAACCGATGGGTGGCAGGTACCAATGAAAATACGGATATTCCAAGAGACGGTTATTACAAAAGTACTTACGGAAGTTATGTCAATTCAAAATTTGTCGAAGAGGCTTCTTACCTGCGTCTAAAAAATCTTTCGATCGGATACTCTATTCCCGAAAGTGTTTTAAAACCGGTTAAATTCATAGACAATATCAGAGTGTATGCTATTGGGCAGAACCTGCTGACGATTACAAAATATTCCGGAAATGATCCTGAGGTAAACGGACATTACACTAACGATACTACCAAACAGAACTTAGGAGGAGGAATTGATTTTAATTCATTCCCGGCTTCACGAACCATCATTCTGGGTATTAAGGTTGCCATTCATTAG
- a CDS encoding sugar-binding protein, whose translation MKEYQVVLRNENQKIAIENPVVSFWEKANELTDFCSAWNSDPFSKIAFSAFWDRENLFFKFRVFDTHIHLDQKDDSIDSIGNSDRVELFFRINASLDPYYCLEIDTAGRVMDFKARPGKDFDFDWNWPKNDLEITTSKDEISFTVEGRISIQSLKQLNLIQNNTIEAGVFRAKFDKNTNDEYEPTWISWVNPNTETPNFHIASSFGKFILME comes from the coding sequence GTGAAAGAATATCAGGTAGTTTTACGAAATGAGAATCAGAAAATAGCTATAGAAAATCCCGTTGTCTCATTTTGGGAAAAAGCAAATGAACTTACTGATTTTTGCTCGGCATGGAACAGTGACCCCTTTTCAAAAATAGCATTCAGTGCCTTTTGGGATCGTGAAAATCTTTTTTTTAAATTCAGAGTGTTTGATACCCATATTCACCTGGATCAAAAAGACGATAGTATTGACAGTATAGGAAATTCTGACCGGGTAGAATTGTTTTTTAGAATCAATGCGTCTTTAGATCCGTATTATTGTTTGGAAATCGATACAGCAGGGCGTGTAATGGATTTTAAAGCCCGTCCCGGTAAGGACTTTGATTTTGATTGGAATTGGCCTAAAAATGATTTAGAGATCACGACGTCAAAGGATGAAATTTCTTTTACTGTTGAAGGACGAATCAGTATTCAATCGTTAAAACAGTTGAATTTAATACAGAACAACACTATTGAAGCGGGTGTTTTTAGAGCTAAGTTTGATAAGAATACAAATGACGAATACGAGCCCACCTGGATTTCGTGGGTAAATCCCAATACCGAAACACCTAATTTTCATATTGCTTCTTCTTTTGGGAAGTTTATTTTGATGGAGTGA